The Erythrobacter litoralis HTCC2594 nucleotide sequence GTGCCGTCTGGTCCGATCTCTTCGCGCTCTTTGCCGATACCGCGCTCGAAGCCGACAGCGAAGACATCGCCTGGGGGCTGGTCAATCTGTTCCACCGCGCTGCCAGCCGCAAATCGGCCCAGCTTGACCGTGCATCTGACGAGATCCGGGTCCTGCTCGCGTCCGCCGATGGCTCGGAAATTCATTCCTCCAATCTCGAGGAACAGACCGCGCGCGCCCAGGCCGCCGAAGCGAGCATGCAGGCATTCGAGCAGATGCGCGAAATTGCGGCTTCCCTCTATCGCGACGAAACCGGTTCTTCGTGGAAGCCCGTTTCCGGATCCCGTGCGAGCCATGCAAAGTCGCTGACATCTGCCGTGATCGATGCGCGCGATTTCCTGCGGGCACGGGCCGAACGGCGTCAGGCAGCGCATATGCCTGAAGGAACGCCGGTGATCTTTACCGGCGGTCGCAGCCGCTTCGAGACCACTGAAGACGCCAAGGCCTATGCATCGAACATATGGGCCACGCTCGACAAGGTTCGCGCCAATGTTCCAGATCTTGTCCTCGTCCATGGCGGTGACAGCAAGGGTGCCGACAGGCTCGCTGCGTCATGGGCCGAACGGCATGAGGTTCAGCAGCTCACTTTCTCACTCGATCGCCGACTGGGGGCCCGTGCCGGGTTCAAACGCAACGAGCAGATGCTCTCGCTTAATCCCCGCTACGTCGTGGCCTTTCCCGGCAATGGTGTCACCGAGCGCCTGGTGATCGACGCCAAGAAGCAGCGGATTACCGTGGTCGATCGTCGCGGGCCAGTGGGCGTAAAGCCGGTTCATGCTCAGGCCCGTTGACCCTCCAGCCATCTTCCATGCTGCCGGATTTTG carries:
- a CDS encoding DUF2493 domain-containing protein, with product MYDSFASQLADLDLTGFTIAPAPFDATDFPSEDATAQTLGAVWSDLFALFADTALEADSEDIAWGLVNLFHRAASRKSAQLDRASDEIRVLLASADGSEIHSSNLEEQTARAQAAEASMQAFEQMREIAASLYRDETGSSWKPVSGSRASHAKSLTSAVIDARDFLRARAERRQAAHMPEGTPVIFTGGRSRFETTEDAKAYASNIWATLDKVRANVPDLVLVHGGDSKGADRLAASWAERHEVQQLTFSLDRRLGARAGFKRNEQMLSLNPRYVVAFPGNGVTERLVIDAKKQRITVVDRRGPVGVKPVHAQAR